In a single window of the Amycolatopsis sp. cg5 genome:
- a CDS encoding glycosyltransferase 87 family protein, which translates to MRSPRLPIAALAAVFVAVAVLWWLLGRPLGIDSAVYRAGGLAILRGEPLYGRLSALPDWALDLPFTYTPFAAMVFAPLAALPTQLGWAVFAVAAAPALYVTLRPFTVHSGLPLLVAGAFCLQPVWQTVGLGQVNLILMAAVVFDVLVLRGSRHSGLTIGVAAAIKLIPLIFIVHLLVTGRRADAGRALAAFTGATVLALAVLPGDSVRFWTSAIFNDHFATMKSWVGNQSWQGFLARTLPDAKWAIVLGVAAAGTATWFAVRRLHRSGDEPGALLVTAGCGLVVSPISWTHHWVWVVPAIGYLLARRHSWLALATAALFTGWATAIVPGGGGREQGWNLPQAVFGNAYLLAALGAGAVLLARHKSASKSPLRGLGVK; encoded by the coding sequence ATGAGGTCGCCGCGTTTGCCCATTGCCGCACTGGCCGCCGTGTTCGTCGCGGTCGCCGTCCTTTGGTGGCTGCTGGGCCGTCCACTCGGGATCGACTCGGCGGTCTACCGCGCCGGCGGACTCGCCATCCTGCGCGGCGAACCGCTCTACGGGCGCCTGTCGGCGCTTCCTGATTGGGCACTCGACCTGCCGTTCACGTACACGCCGTTCGCCGCGATGGTGTTCGCGCCGCTCGCGGCGCTGCCCACCCAGTTGGGCTGGGCCGTGTTCGCCGTGGCGGCGGCGCCCGCGTTGTACGTGACGTTGCGCCCGTTCACCGTCCACAGCGGACTGCCGCTGCTGGTGGCAGGCGCGTTCTGCCTCCAGCCGGTGTGGCAGACCGTCGGACTGGGCCAGGTCAATCTCATCCTGATGGCCGCCGTGGTGTTCGACGTGCTCGTGCTGCGCGGATCCCGCCACAGCGGCCTGACGATCGGGGTGGCCGCGGCGATCAAGCTGATCCCGCTGATCTTCATCGTGCACCTGCTGGTCACCGGCCGCCGCGCGGACGCGGGCCGCGCGCTGGCGGCGTTCACCGGCGCGACCGTGCTGGCGTTGGCCGTGCTGCCGGGCGACAGCGTCCGGTTCTGGACCTCGGCGATCTTCAACGACCACTTCGCCACGATGAAGTCCTGGGTGGGAAACCAGTCCTGGCAAGGGTTTCTGGCGAGGACACTGCCCGACGCCAAGTGGGCGATCGTGCTCGGTGTCGCGGCCGCCGGCACGGCGACCTGGTTCGCCGTCCGGCGATTGCACCGCTCCGGCGACGAACCAGGCGCACTGCTGGTGACCGCGGGCTGCGGGCTCGTGGTCAGCCCGATCTCGTGGACCCATCACTGGGTCTGGGTCGTGCCCGCGATCGGCTACCTGCTCGCGCGCCGCCACAGCTGGCTGGCGTTGGCGACCGCGGCCCTGTTCACGGGCTGGGCCACCGCGATCGTGCCGGGCGGTGGCGGCCGGGAGCAGGGCTGGAACCTCCCGCAAGCCGTGTTCGGCAACGCCTACCTGCTCGCCGCGCTGGGCGCGGGAGCCGTCTTGCTCGCTCGTCACAAATCCGCGAGCAAGAGTCCACTTCGCGGCTTGGGCGTGAAATAG
- a CDS encoding DUF1015 family protein yields MTCWVRPIRSGWVVRDRVPGPDVDEFGDPTRVAAALAVPGGAEGTLLAVQHPHRTPAALAAGLGLTEALPIARAALSYLRSYHYEPVSDVVGLYEIDGADGSVLGVLCMVDPDVVGADGVSHVRHTEDVYPDVVAERAAMLAGLGCATSAALLVPEAEGWVLTGKVREILSTLDEPAVSTVDSVGRRHRLWLLGAGEHQDEVLALAQRHTLLVADGNHRVAASAAAGSLLALVTGGPRLEIGPIHRALVGTGLSLAELASRWRAAGLDVRETGDRTVAVGSVVVLAGGSALRVRLPSLGEPSIDHRVVEQVLIREALGVDPEGPALVPILPGGRTVVSDVDATFLLAPVPLADLLATHAAGLRMPRKATYFTPKPRSGLLLADL; encoded by the coding sequence ATGACTTGCTGGGTGCGGCCGATCCGGAGCGGCTGGGTGGTGCGTGACCGCGTGCCTGGACCGGACGTGGACGAATTCGGCGACCCCACGCGCGTCGCCGCGGCGCTGGCCGTGCCCGGCGGCGCCGAGGGCACGCTGCTCGCGGTGCAACACCCGCACCGCACGCCCGCCGCGCTGGCGGCGGGGCTCGGCCTGACCGAGGCGTTGCCGATCGCGCGGGCCGCTTTGTCCTATTTGCGCTCGTATCACTACGAGCCGGTGTCCGACGTCGTCGGCCTGTACGAGATCGACGGCGCGGACGGGTCCGTGCTCGGCGTCCTCTGCATGGTCGACCCTGATGTCGTCGGCGCCGACGGGGTTTCGCACGTCCGGCACACCGAAGACGTCTACCCGGACGTCGTGGCCGAGCGTGCCGCGATGCTGGCCGGTCTCGGCTGCGCGACCAGTGCGGCGCTGCTGGTGCCCGAGGCGGAGGGCTGGGTGCTCACCGGCAAGGTCCGCGAAATCCTGAGCACGCTGGACGAGCCGGCCGTGTCCACTGTGGACTCGGTGGGCAGGCGGCACCGGCTGTGGCTGCTCGGCGCCGGCGAGCACCAGGACGAGGTGCTCGCGCTGGCTCAGCGGCACACCCTGCTGGTCGCCGACGGCAATCACCGCGTCGCCGCCTCCGCCGCGGCCGGCTCGCTGCTCGCGCTGGTCACCGGGGGACCGCGGCTCGAGATCGGGCCGATCCACCGCGCGCTCGTCGGCACCGGGCTTTCGTTGGCGGAGCTGGCTTCCCGGTGGCGCGCCGCCGGGCTCGACGTCCGCGAGACCGGCGACCGGACCGTCGCGGTCGGCTCGGTGGTCGTGCTCGCCGGCGGGTCGGCGCTGCGGGTGCGGCTGCCGTCGCTGGGGGAGCCGTCGATCGATCACCGGGTGGTCGAGCAGGTGCTGATCCGCGAGGCGCTGGGCGTCGACCCGGAAGGACCCGCGCTGGTCCCGATACTGCCGGGCGGCCGGACGGTGGTGTCCGATGTGGACGCGACGTTCCTGCTCGCTCCCGTGCCGCTGGCGGATCTGCTGGCTACGCACGCGGCGGGCCTGCGCATGCCGCGCAAGGCCACCTATTTCACGCCCAAGCCGCGAAGTGGACTCTTGCTCGCGGATTTGTGA
- a CDS encoding sensor histidine kinase — MADQHRWWDVVRWTVYAGTARPHSPRSAGLRVLRVVAVLGIGSWAGFVATVTAITYGRSSLVTVALGVATLVPAVIALWSPLWAWRALVVLILATPPAYQDWVQSWGWPWSPGLALAALLVLYLVGETHEQPVLACVALFSVAAMAPYVHDWRDLVLLAALTSVPLFFGNLVQQRRLAERERLAREHQRITEETRLAVLEERTRIARELHDIVAHHMSVLALRTDSARYRFPELTDDLKTEFAALTNTAREGMTELRRLLGVLRTESASTAPQPDIARVTDLVDRVRALGTDCTLDIRGDVDALPAGVGLSLYRIVQEALSNAARHAPGAAVRVSLNVEADIVHTTVVNDPGESTGSIAPPGHGLLGMRERVAMLSGELETGATPGGGFRVAVALPLEGATS, encoded by the coding sequence ATGGCTGATCAACACCGGTGGTGGGACGTCGTCCGCTGGACGGTGTACGCCGGCACCGCGCGACCGCACTCGCCGCGCTCGGCGGGCCTTCGGGTCCTGCGCGTGGTCGCCGTGCTGGGGATCGGCTCTTGGGCGGGGTTCGTCGCCACGGTCACCGCGATCACCTACGGCCGCAGCTCCCTGGTGACCGTCGCGCTCGGCGTCGCCACGCTCGTGCCCGCGGTGATCGCGCTCTGGTCGCCACTGTGGGCGTGGCGCGCGCTGGTGGTCCTGATCCTCGCCACCCCACCCGCGTACCAGGATTGGGTGCAGTCGTGGGGCTGGCCCTGGTCCCCCGGTCTCGCGTTGGCCGCCCTGCTGGTGCTCTATCTTGTCGGCGAAACCCACGAGCAGCCCGTACTCGCGTGCGTGGCGCTGTTTTCGGTCGCGGCCATGGCGCCTTACGTGCACGACTGGCGTGACCTCGTGCTGCTGGCCGCGCTCACCTCGGTTCCCCTCTTCTTCGGCAACCTCGTGCAGCAGCGCAGGCTCGCCGAGCGGGAACGTCTCGCGCGCGAGCACCAGCGCATCACCGAGGAGACCCGGCTCGCGGTGCTCGAAGAACGCACCAGGATCGCGCGCGAGCTGCACGACATCGTCGCGCACCACATGTCCGTGCTCGCGCTGCGCACCGACTCCGCCCGCTACCGCTTCCCCGAACTCACCGACGACCTGAAGACGGAGTTCGCCGCGCTGACGAACACCGCCCGCGAGGGCATGACCGAGCTTCGCCGCCTGCTCGGCGTGCTGCGCACCGAATCCGCGTCCACCGCGCCGCAGCCCGACATCGCACGCGTGACCGACCTCGTCGACCGGGTGCGCGCGCTCGGTACCGACTGCACGCTCGACATCCGCGGCGATGTCGACGCGCTGCCAGCCGGGGTCGGGCTGTCGCTCTACCGGATCGTGCAGGAGGCGCTGAGCAACGCGGCGCGCCACGCCCCGGGTGCGGCGGTCCGCGTCTCGCTGAACGTCGAAGCCGACATCGTGCACACGACCGTCGTCAACGACCCAGGCGAGTCCACCGGGTCGATCGCACCGCCAGGGCACGGTTTGCTGGGCATGCGCGAACGCGTCGCGATGCTGTCCGGTGAACTGGAGACCGGCGCGACACCCGGCGGCGGTTTCCGCGTCGCCGTCGCACTTCCACTAGAGGGAGCCACTTCGTGA
- a CDS encoding response regulator, which translates to MISVVVADDQTMVRQSFRAVLDAQPDIQVVGEAENGLIAIERCAELEPDVVLMDVRMPELDGLEAARRILGGRDRTIRVLMLTTFDIDEYVYGALRAGASGFLLKDAPLDDLVTAVRVIAAGNALFAPTVTRRLIGEFATRTRVSGTRLADLTARETEVLRLIAKGLSNTEIADELVIAEQTAKSHVSRVFTKLGVRDRAQAVVAAYEEGLVVPGQGS; encoded by the coding sequence GTGATTTCCGTCGTCGTCGCCGACGACCAGACCATGGTCAGGCAGAGCTTCCGCGCGGTGCTCGACGCGCAGCCGGACATCCAGGTGGTCGGCGAGGCCGAGAACGGGCTCATCGCGATCGAGCGCTGCGCCGAGCTGGAGCCGGACGTCGTGCTGATGGACGTCCGCATGCCCGAACTCGACGGTCTCGAAGCGGCCAGGCGGATCCTCGGCGGCCGCGACCGCACGATCCGGGTCCTGATGCTCACGACCTTCGACATCGACGAGTACGTCTACGGCGCCTTGCGTGCGGGCGCCAGCGGCTTCCTGCTCAAGGACGCGCCACTCGACGACCTCGTCACGGCCGTCCGGGTGATCGCGGCGGGCAACGCGTTGTTCGCGCCCACGGTCACCCGCAGGCTGATCGGCGAGTTCGCCACCCGCACCCGCGTCTCCGGCACGCGACTCGCCGACCTGACAGCCAGGGAGACCGAGGTGCTACGGCTGATCGCGAAAGGCTTGTCCAACACCGAGATCGCCGACGAACTGGTCATCGCCGAGCAGACCGCGAAAAGCCACGTAAGCCGCGTCTTCACGAAACTCGGCGTCCGCGACCGAGCCCAGGCCGTCGTGGCCGCCTACGAAGAGGGCCTCGTCGTCCCAGGTCAGGGCTCGTGA